One Brassica napus cultivar Da-Ae chromosome C2, Da-Ae, whole genome shotgun sequence DNA window includes the following coding sequences:
- the LOC106414608 gene encoding glutathione S-transferase T3-like — protein sequence MDPYTQHCSFQNLLNSQQPITQNPYQPVPREPTAEVSVSDASMFGSQWAEDGNEDAGILSDRKERRKWSPTEDGVLISAWLNTSKNPVVGNEQKAVAFWKRIAAYFAASPKLDGAQKREPTHCKARRIKINEGVCKFVGCYEAATKQRSSGQNEDDVMKLAHMIFFNDHKAKFTLEHAWLELRYDQKWIALSATKDKVQSKRRKLDDQSSTSVHVSHGEDEAMARPEGVKAAKTKGKKPERKQATLEAEEKEKMEFQSFWEIRQKDFTLKATLNKQKLLESLVVKSEPLSELEMQLKNKLITDLLA from the coding sequence ATGGATCCTTATACTCAACATTGTAGCTTTCAAAACCTGTTAAACAGTCAACAACCAATCACTCAAAACCCTTATCAGCCTGTCCCTCGTGAGCCAACTGCTGAAGTCTCTGTGTCGGATGCCTCTATGTTCGGTTCACAATGGGCCGAAGATGGAAACGAAGATGCAGGGATCTTGTCTGACcgtaaagagagaagaaaatggTCACCAACAGAAGATGGGGTGCTGATAAGTGCTTGGCTGAACACCTCGAAAAACCCAGTGGTTGGAAATGAGCAGAAAGCAGTTGCGTTTTGGAAACGCATTGCTGCTTATTTTGCTGCGAGTCCAAAGCTGGATGGCGCGCAAAAGAGGGAGCCAACACACTGTAAAGCGAGAAGGATTAAGATAAATGAGGGCGTGTGTAAGTTTGTTGGTTGTTATGAAGCGGCAACGAAGCAGAGATCGAGTGGACAGAACGAGGATGACGTTATGAAGTTGGCTCACATGATTTTCTTCAATGATCACAAGGCCAAGTTCACACTAGAGCATGCCTGGTTAGAGCTACGCTATGATCAGAAATGGATTGCATTGTCTGCTACCAAGGATAAAGTTCAGTCAAAAAGAAGGAAGTTGGATGACCAGTCATCAACCTCAGTTCATGTAAGCCACGGAGAGGATGAAGCAATGGCTCGGCCAGAAGGTGTTAAAGCAGcaaagacaaaaggaaagaaaccAGAGAGGAAGCAAGCGACTTTGGAAGcggaagagaaggagaagatggaGTTTCAAAGCTTTTGGGAGATTAGGCAGAAAGATTTTACTTTGAAGGCAACtcttaacaaacaaaaattgcTTGAGAGCCTAGTTGTCAAGTCTGAGCCATTAAGTGAACTCGAAatgcaattaaaaaataagcTTATTACTGATCTGTTAGCTTGA